AGGGAGAAGAGACTGGCCTTCTTAGATATAAAATAAGAAGAATTATCATAAAGATAGTAGATTCTAAAATAGCAACGATACAAAGACTAAATAATGAATATTACTTCTTAACTATTAAAAAGGATAATTTAGGATTTATGGGAAGATTATTTAATCTAGAGGATAAACCTCAGTTTGTCCCAGTCGACTACTATCCAATAATGTCTCAAAATGAGAGGGAATACAAATTAATTAGACGAGGGAATATTTCCAATTTATTTGAGGATTTATCTCCTCTTCTCAATTTAATAGAATCAGAATACCCCTTACACGGTGTAATATCAATAGATGATGTAGAGAGGGCACTGGTGACATCTAAAGGCTTTAACGGTTTAGAGAATAATCAAAGTATTAGTGGATACTTTAGAGCTAAAAATAAAGAGTATAGTGGCCAGTGGGCTTTCTCGTCAACTCAATTCTCAACTTCTTTAATTAAAGATGCAATAAAGAAGGCAAATGAATTAGCATCAATTACTGGAAGCTACGAGATTTCTGAGGGTAAATATGATGTAGTGCTATCTCCATTAGTTATGGGTAATTTAATGGAAAGTTTAGCACGTATGGCTTCTGGATTTTCAATAATTTCTGGGATGTCAATGTTAAAACCTGGTGAAAAAGTTGGCTCAGATAAATTTACATTATTAGATACTCCTAGGGAGGACAGGCCTAACTCATGGGGATTTGATGATGAAGGTACTTTCACGTATAATAAGGCTATAATAGAAGAAGGAGTATTCACAACACCGTTGTTAAATAATGAATTGTCACCTATATTTAAGAGTAAGACCACAGCTAATGCTGGTTGGATTTATCCTACTGCGTGGAATTTAGAAGTTAAGGAAGGAGATATTAGTTATGAGTCTTTGCTTTCAGGTAACGTAATCTTTATCAATAACGTTTGGTATACTAGGTTCCAAAACTATGCCGAGGGAGATTTCTCAACTGTTGCCAGAGATGCAACCGTAGTTTATAAAGACGGAAAGCCTGTGGGAATTGCTGGGAGGGTGAGAATAGCTGATAATTTAAAAAGAATATTAATGAATATAGTAGAGATATCAAAAGAGAGGTATTCAGTAAGATGGTGGGACGCGCCAATGCAGGGTGTATATCCCTATGTGTTAGTTAAGGATGTGAAGTTAACTATAGCGTGAGGGGATGATGAACCGTGTTTCAGCTTATTGGTGAAGAAAATCGTTGTGCTGAAATAATTTATTTTCAAAACCTTTACTATTTAGGTTCAAAAACCTTATCTAATTGAACTATTTGTTAAAAAACTGTTCCATATCTTGAGAATAATATCCCTTTCGTAAAGATCCTTTCAATTCTTTCTGATATTTTGGAATAACCCAAAATACCATTAATGGTAAGTAAATTAACCCAGATAGTATGAATGATATGACCCAAGCATTATCTAATATTACACTTTCTCCAGGATAAGGCAGGTAAATTATCGCAGTAACTATTATAAATGTTATGATAGCAGCTGGATTTATTCCGTGCCAATATCTAAACTTTCCATTACTTATAAATATATCAGCTAGATCTATTTTAAATCTCCTAATTACAGCGTAATCAAATATAATTATCCCCTCAACGCTTCCGAGAAGACCACCGTAAGTTAAGAGCCAATTCTGTATATAAGAATAAGCGTTACTGTAATAACTCCACGCACCTAAAGCTACTCCAATAACTACTAATATTAAAGATCCTTTAAACCATGTTAGATATCTAGGTAAAGTATTAGAAAAATCATATGCAGGACCCACTGCATTAGCGAATACATTTACGAGAAACGTTGCTAGTACGAAAGTAAAAAGTACGAAAACGTTCAGAGGTACAGCCATATGTAATGTAACCAAAACTATAGGGTCCCACAATGCAATTCCGTAAAGTTTATAGGAAGCAGCAGTAGTCATGGTAGCCATTATTGCCACGAACAGCATTAGCAAGGGCATAGGTATTTGTCCCACAGCCTGAGAAAACTGTGATTTAGCAAACCTCGTATAATCAGGCATCGATAAAGCCATGGTAGCCCAAAAAGCTATATTTGCGTTCAGAAATCCTAAAATGGAAAGTAAAGATGCAGAGGAATTAGCAGATATTGTGAAAATATTAACGTTCCAGCCTACTTCAGTCATAAAATATATCCATGTAGTGAGATATCCTAATAGTATTATTGGCCCTCCTATTCTAGCTAGCCATTTCAATAGAGGCTGTGACTTTTTTATAGGAGAGAAATAGAAGATTATAATCTGTAGAATTATAATAGAGACAAAAGTTCCCCAAAAAATTTGCGGAAAAGTACGACTAAGTATAAATGGATAGTCAGTGAAATGAGTTACTGCGTAACTTATTATATCTATTTTTCCAGTAAAAATAGTATACATAGCAGTTATAGCTTCAGTTATTATATAACTCTCTATTCCCCACCACCCAGCTCCTATTACTGCCCTTATCCAACTCGGAAATAAAGCCCCATATATTCCCCATCTTGACCTAGTTAATTGTGGTTCTGCTAATCCATATCTAGCTCCGCCATGGGATTGTATTAACATTGGGATGAGAACTATCAAATTTCCCAGAAATACGATAATAATTGACTGTAAGATATTAAGTCCGAATACTAATCCCACACTGGCTAAAGTCCAACTTGGTATTATAAATACCATTGAAACCCAAATTAGAAAATACGTTAATGCTCCCCAGTTTCTATTCTTAACGGGTATTGGGTGAATATCTGAATTCCATAGCATACTCTCTTGTGGAAATGTTTCAAGTAATTCGAACTGTCCTCTATCTGGGTAATATTTAACCTTTAACCTATTGCTTTCCATTTGATAGAAGTAGTAAAAGTATACTACTTATATAGTTTTCTATTGTAGGATTTAGGTATTTTCATAATAAATACTTATTCCAGATTTTTACACTGTTATTTGGAGGAAAAATTTATACTTTAATTTTAAATACATGCATGGTGAGCTTTTGCTTTTAGACGTAGAATCTAACGAAGATCTTGAACTAATAAAGAATTCATTAAATGAACTATTAATCAGAGAGTGGTCGTCATTTGGTGCTAAAAAGCATGAAGTAAGTAGGGAAAAAATATTAGATCTTTTTAATAAATTTAAAGAATTAGGAGTGTTTCAGTTTATTAGGGAGACCAGCTTAACTAACGCTCTAATAATAAATGAGCTATTGGGGGAAAATCTCCTCCCTGGAATAATAGCTACAACTGCCATGTTAGGTGTTGAATCGCCCGCTACCCTAGGGTTTAACTATGTCCCAGAGGCTGATAAGGCTGAAATAATACTCAGTCCTAAGGGAATTGCATATAAGGATGAAGTGGAATTAATAGAAGTCAACTCACCAGATCCATCAATTAAAATGTTTAAAATAATAAATGGGAATTGGAAAGCATCTGACTTAGATTTTAATAAAGCCATGCTCATGGCTTCAGCACAAATAATAGGCCACGGGATCGCTTGCATGAAGGAGGCAATAGAATATGCTAAGACTAGAACGACATTCGGCAAGCCTATAGGTTCTTATCAAGCTATAAAACACAGAATAGTAGATGATGTAATAAGCTTAGAGTTAGTTAGATCAAGATATTTAAGCAATCCTAAAGATGTGCAAAGTATCTTTAAACACGCTTATAGAAAGGCGCTAAAGTCCATTTTAGATTCCATACAGATTCATGGAGGGATAGGATTTACAGCAGATTTAGATCTTCATTTACATTTAAAAAGAGTTATAGCTTTGGAGAAGATTTTTCATTAATTTTCATACTTTTTTACTACAAACTATCTCCATTTTTATACTCATTACCTCTTCTCCTAATTGGTTTACAGTTCTTATACTTAAATAAACTCTACCATCCTTTTCCCTCTCCTTTTTATCCGTAACCTCTACTATTGCCTTAATGGTATCGCCTATTTTAACGGGTCTCTTTGCCTCCATTTCTAATTTAGTTAATGCAACGAAACCCTCACCAAAAGGATCTACTGGCAATTGATAAGTTAAACCTACTGCGATCGAGGCAGTCAGCAGCCCAGGTACTATCCTACTTTTAAATCTAGTCTTTTTTCCATATTCCTCATCTAGAAATAGCGGGTTTAAAGCCCCTGTTATTCCAGTGAAAATTACTACATCTGCTTCAGTTACAGTTCTACCTTTACTCTCCCACTTTTGGCCTATTTGAAAGTCTTCGAAATACATGTGTATAAGATAATTATTGTATATTAAAAATTAATTATTTAGGTAATTTAAGGACTCTCTCTCCTATTAAATTCCTTAATATTTCTGAAGTCCCCCCAGCTATGGTTCTACCTCTTGATGCTAACATCCCGAGATACCACTTTTCCTTCATTATCGTCTCTAGATCATAATTAGAGACTGCAATCTCATATATCTTTTGAAGTAATTCAGATGAGACTAATTTCAAGATAGCTCCCTCAACATCTACGTCCTCGCCTTTCCTAAGCTTTACTAATAGTCTTCTATAAAAAGCCTCTAATCCCTCTAAATCATCTCTTAGTTCTTCCAGTCCGCTAATGTCCTTCAATCTCTCTAATGCTATCTTCGATGTAAATAACATCGTGATCCCTAATGTAAATCTTTCATGA
The genomic region above belongs to Saccharolobus caldissimus and contains:
- a CDS encoding acyl-CoA dehydrogenase family protein; the protein is MLLDVESNEDLELIKNSLNELLIREWSSFGAKKHEVSREKILDLFNKFKELGVFQFIRETSLTNALIINELLGENLLPGIIATTAMLGVESPATLGFNYVPEADKAEIILSPKGIAYKDEVELIEVNSPDPSIKMFKIINGNWKASDLDFNKAMLMASAQIIGHGIACMKEAIEYAKTRTTFGKPIGSYQAIKHRIVDDVISLELVRSRYLSNPKDVQSIFKHAYRKALKSILDSIQIHGGIGFTADLDLHLHLKRVIALEKIFH
- a CDS encoding MaoC family dehydratase, encoding MYFEDFQIGQKWESKGRTVTEADVVIFTGITGALNPLFLDEEYGKKTRFKSRIVPGLLTASIAVGLTYQLPVDPFGEGFVALTKLEMEAKRPVKIGDTIKAIVEVTDKKEREKDGRVYLSIRTVNQLGEEVMSIKMEIVCSKKV
- a CDS encoding NCS1 family nucleobase:cation symporter-1, producing the protein MESNRLKVKYYPDRGQFELLETFPQESMLWNSDIHPIPVKNRNWGALTYFLIWVSMVFIIPSWTLASVGLVFGLNILQSIIIVFLGNLIVLIPMLIQSHGGARYGLAEPQLTRSRWGIYGALFPSWIRAVIGAGWWGIESYIITEAITAMYTIFTGKIDIISYAVTHFTDYPFILSRTFPQIFWGTFVSIIILQIIIFYFSPIKKSQPLLKWLARIGGPIILLGYLTTWIYFMTEVGWNVNIFTISANSSASLLSILGFLNANIAFWATMALSMPDYTRFAKSQFSQAVGQIPMPLLMLFVAIMATMTTAASYKLYGIALWDPIVLVTLHMAVPLNVFVLFTFVLATFLVNVFANAVGPAYDFSNTLPRYLTWFKGSLILVVIGVALGAWSYYSNAYSYIQNWLLTYGGLLGSVEGIIIFDYAVIRRFKIDLADIFISNGKFRYWHGINPAAIITFIIVTAIIYLPYPGESVILDNAWVISFILSGLIYLPLMVFWVIPKYQKELKGSLRKGYYSQDMEQFFNK
- a CDS encoding TldD/PmbA family protein; the protein is MNDEMVKYVEQLKGEETGLLRYKIRRIIIKIVDSKIATIQRLNNEYYFLTIKKDNLGFMGRLFNLEDKPQFVPVDYYPIMSQNEREYKLIRRGNISNLFEDLSPLLNLIESEYPLHGVISIDDVERALVTSKGFNGLENNQSISGYFRAKNKEYSGQWAFSSTQFSTSLIKDAIKKANELASITGSYEISEGKYDVVLSPLVMGNLMESLARMASGFSIISGMSMLKPGEKVGSDKFTLLDTPREDRPNSWGFDDEGTFTYNKAIIEEGVFTTPLLNNELSPIFKSKTTANAGWIYPTAWNLEVKEGDISYESLLSGNVIFINNVWYTRFQNYAEGDFSTVARDATVVYKDGKPVGIAGRVRIADNLKRILMNIVEISKERYSVRWWDAPMQGVYPYVLVKDVKLTIA